The following nucleotide sequence is from Coffea eugenioides isolate CCC68of chromosome 10, Ceug_1.0, whole genome shotgun sequence.
AAAGAGATTAATGCTGTGATGGCAAACTATTGGTGGGGAGAGGCAAATGGAAGGAACAAGATGCATTGGAGATCTTGGAATAAAATGTCACTGGACAGGAAGGATGGAGGATTGGGATTTCTAGATCTAGAGGCATTCAATACAGCTCTATTGGGGAAGCAAGTTTGGAGGCTAATCACACAACCAAATCTGCTGGTTAGTAAAGTACTTAAGGACAAATGCCATCCCAAACAATCGCTTCTCAAGTGCAAAGTAGCAAGGAATGCATCCTGGATTTGGAAGGGTCTGATGGAAGCAAGGCAACTGATAGAGCTAGGAACCAGGAGAAGGATAGGCAATGGAAAGAGTACCTATATTTGGGAAGATAGCTGGATGCCAGATAACAATCAAGGAAAGGTTACCTCACAAAAACCACAGGGGTGTAATTTGGTTAAAGTAGAGGAGCTGATCATCCAGTATAGATGGAACAAAAATCTGATATTCAGAAATTTTAGCTCCAAGGAGGCAGAGTGCATTCTAAGCATCCCCATAAGCCTAACCAACAGAGAGGACAACAACAACTGGATCCATAGTTCAAATGGGAATTACACAGTGAGATCAGCTTATAGAATACAATCTGAAGGCCAAATGGAACGAGAGCAAGAAGCCACGGAGGTAACTGGTACAAGTTGGAGCTCGAATAGAAAGAAATGTTGGAAGCATCTCTGGAAACTGAACATCAAGCATAAGGTGAAGATTTTCTTGTGGAAATGCCTAAACCAGGTGTTACCAGTACGACAACTCATCTACGATAGAACCAAACAAGGTGATCCAATATGCAGAATCTGTGGTGAGCAAGGTGAGACGATAGAGCATGCTTTGCTTAATTGCAACCAAGTCAAACTAGTGTGGAAAATGTCACCTATTCAGTGGGAAGGAATACTAGACCAGCATGATTGTTTTAGCAGGTGGTGGGCTACAATGATGGAAGCTAGCACGAGAAGTGAGGGTAACAAACATATCTCCCTAACAGCGAACATCCtttggcaaatctggaaaaGTAGGAATGAAAAGGAATTCAATGCCAAGCAGCACCCCCCTATGAGAACAATACAGACATCTCAGGAGGAATGGTTGGAATATGAAGAGGCATTGACAAAGACCTCAAGCACGAGTACAAAAGAAACAAGAGAACAGATGGAATCCCCCCAGCATCATGAGGAAATGGAAGGCATACTGAGATTAAGGTTTGCAACAGAAAAGAGTAAAGACACGCCTCAAGTTGGAATAGGCGTCACTGTCTCCAGGGACAATCAAAACATGATACGAGGCTGGACTTTACAGGAAAGAAGCTCTGGTCACCAAGTCATGGACGAATTAACAGCCATCAAACTACTGATGTGTAAAGCTACTGTCCAAAAAATGGAAAGGATTGAAATGCAAATCCAGAACAAGCTAACGTACAATCTCATTCAGCAAAGGAAATCTCAGGATATGCGAATGGCCACTCTGATGGAGGATATTTACAGCCTTCAGTCCTTGTTTCGCATGTGCTCATTTTGTTTAGTAAATAGGAATAGTAACCATATTAGTCACCGGATTAGCGTGCAAGCGCTAGAATTCATAGAAGACCAGGAATTTTGGATTCCTCAGTGTTAGGGTACACTGATTGTAAAGTTATTTCAAGTCTTTACTTGAATCTGTACAGGTTTATTATCTATAGAATCACTTAACGTTtcgaagaaaaaaagaataaaattcacatttacatcaaaatcatgTCATGTCATTTTACCTCGAATGTAGCAAAGAAGTACACAACTAGATGGAAACTGGACAAATTTCCAAACTGAAGGGTGGCAAGTTTTTATGATAGGAACAGTAGTGGTATTCAATAATGTGATCACGGGAGATTATCCTCTATGTCTAAATATTTTATTACATTGCGACGTTCCCCTTATTCGTAAATTAAGCTGGATTTGGCAGTCAAGTTTTTATTCCGTTGTCATCCTAATCTGAGATATCGAAAAACGGAAGGAAACGTTTGGATCTCGGTGAACGACAAAATGGGCTCACGGCCGATGAGTTCATTTATGGATCCTTCCTTCCTTCCACCACTGGTGAAGACTGAAGAATCATGACATAATTAAGCATTCATATCAAATTTTTACCCGGTACCTAGCCTAAGGGCTAAGCCCCGCTCCATATAGTAATGAGCATTGGCATAGCTGAAACAAACGCATTATTCACACGAAATTCTTGACGAACccgccctttttttttttttttttttttggaagaggGTGGGGGCGCACTAGCTAAGAACCCTGTTACTTCTGTCACTCGAGAAGTTTGTTTTATTGGTCAGAAGTGTTCTTGCTttaaaaaagtaaatgacaaATCAGGGTGTCGCGTTagtcctttttccttttatctCATGATGGGCAGAAAATCCCAAAATATGGCCGGACTGACCCGTGAAGTTTGAAATCCCGGCATGGTCTTGGAGACCTGTGACGTGCAAACCGCCTTTCTGATTCTTTCCTTTGCGCTGTACTTGTGCAGAAGGTGGAAGTAGGATGTCTTTTTCCCAGATAACAAAAGAGAAATATTTAAGCTTTAAGACTTTGCTTGCACGGACATGCAAGTTTCCCATTTCGATTTAGTCATCGGATGGATGAACATGATTGTTCTTTGTCCTTTGTTTGAGTGTAAGCAATAAAAGCAGTTCTGTAATAAACTGTTTCCGCCACACAGATCATTTAGAATTGAAAAGATACTTCGTTATATAGATATGATCCAATAATGGAGAAGGCTTATCTGGTTTATGCTAAACAGCCATTTGCAGCACAACATCAAAATTAAAGAGCATGTATGTATCCATGTTGGCTCTTCGTATGATTAATTAGCATCAACAGATGTATTTTGCACCAATTGGGAGTTTCATTTTGAttagggataatatcagaagcCTTCCTTCACCtgaggtttctcttaatatcagTTGGTAACATCACTTGTAAAGAAATACTTCAGCACCAATTCAACTTTATATGATTAAAACCAATTCTTTATGAAcctaattttttaaatctcttTTGAGGGCATGACTTaaacttttgacttgtactaaaCCTCtataaaaatcaaatcaaaatgaacaaagaAATCGTACTGCACTCTATCACAatcacttaaaaaaaatttaaaaaattcagtttgcaataatttacaaaataaaaaaaagcgCATAGTCATCtaaaaaaatggacaaaatagATTGttgaaaaaagaggaaagaaaagaaagtgactttgtttctttttctttaattttttaaactcCATTTATTTGACATGCAAGTCATGTATAAAGTGAGAATTAATATAGTCATTTTACAATAAACAAGGGAGgcaagtgatatttttaaaaatctcaAAAATACTAATTAAGTGCTATTAAGAGAAACCTCCCATAAGATAAGATTTCTAATATTACCCCTTTTGATTATCCAGGAATTGCTATTCTTTATTATGCTACTTATAGCAGCAAGTCTTGGTAAAATGTAAACGATGTATGTGTTCAAGTTTTCTGGCCCCCACACGTATTAGTTGATCTGCACAAAATTAAAGAGCTCTATCACATTGGAAAACATGAAATCATTGTCGTATTGCATTTGTTAGTAATGGTCTTCCAGCGCAAGATTGTCGTACCAAAGTTTGATGGTATGCGTTTCAATCGCGCTCCGTAGATTTCAACCACAAAAGTTCACTTTAAATGTAAGACCTACCCCATAAAAAATGTCTCCAGCGAACTCACCAGCAGGTACGTACCTTCGGGGCCAAACCTTAATTAGTTACCTCCTCCCAAGAGTCAAGAGTGATTGCGCTTTATCGAAATAGATATGCCAGCAATTATCAACTATCACGGAGGAAGATTTAAGTTGTTCATTTTCTGAAAGGGATTTAAACCTTGCTTAATTAGAAGTTAGAAATTGAGTAATCCATGACAAGAATTGATTTCCGATTTCTATAAATGAGCTGAAGCTGACACTTTGCTTCTCGTCCTGCGCTAGAAAACGAAATGTGGGTCTAAAGCTTAGCTGTTGTCGCCTGGAAATGTAATGGATGATGATTTAGAGAGAATTGAATTCATGCACTCTGAATCTGATCGATCAATTGGAGACCAATTATATCTGATCCAGTATAGGACGAACCTTTTAACCACTTGATGTGattaggggtgcaaacgagccgaactcgagtcgagctttggCTAATTgagccgagctcgagttaattttgtgaagctcgaactcgagctcgagttaattttgtgaagctcgaactcgagctcgagctcgatcttaaaaaataaaaaaaataataataattattttatttttaaaaaataaaaaaaaattaaaaaaatcaataaaataataatttttttaataaataataaaatattagggatatatatgtaattttactattaaaataaaaaaaaatatatatatataattgagctcgcgagccaacgagcttaatatttttgaactcgagctcgagctcgagatcgacttaattagctcgagctcgatattgacgagctcgtattcgagccgctcgcgatcgGCTCGATTCGCGAAACACCCCTAGATGTGATCATACTATCGAGCATAATTAATTATTAGCTCCATGCATGAAAACTTGTGACAGAGACATCCGAACATTTGCACTTAAGACTCACCGTTAGGCGTGCTAAAATTTATACGTCAACGATTGGTTCATTTGAACACCAACTTCCTTGTGCTCTGAGATTGGCAAAATTGAGTGCTCGATGATACGTGAATTTTGTATGCTATAAAAGTATTCCTTATGTTTTGAAAAGTCTAGTAGATGCAGATTTTAAGGGAATTTGTTTCCCTCGTTTTGTACCTATAACTTAAGTTTGTTTAATATATAGTCCCttttattaccaaaaaaaaaaaaaagaacaccaACTTTTTGGACATCTGCTAAATACTGGACACCAACTATTAAGAATCAAAGTTGTTTTTGTTAACAAATGTCAAAGAATTGCATGTTAACTTTTTTCTTTCAGAGTAAAAGTTCCCTCCATTCAATAGCTGTGATTCATTATGATATAAGAACGTATTCTGCGGTCTTCATGAGGATCACCACCTATGTGATTGTGGGCTTGAAAAGTATGCCAAAATTAACTGGTTTTTCGAAGCTTTTCTCCGGAGGGCAGAGACTTGATGGCGATTATTGATTGAGGTGGTCACCAATCACCGTGACATAGTTGAACTGGTCATCTCCAAGCAACTTGCTGACAGTGTGCGCCAGACAAAATTAAGGGACATGTGGAGGACTTCTTGTAATTAAGAACGAGGAAAGAACTGATCATATATATGGAGGTGGTAGTAGTCCTCCGATCTTTGCTTTCTATCTCGTTCTCAAGTTTGCATGGAAAGAAAATGACCTATTCTTCAACACTAAGACATTAATATTGTCCCTTCGAAAGAGTTCTAGTATAGACAAATGACAAATTACTACTAAATGACGAAATGACGAAAGAGTTCTAAGCTGTCTCGTGACACTAAAGGAACAGACGACATTGTTCTTTCTCAATTCTTTATCCTTGGAAGTCATTATACGTATCTAAAAATGTTCTCCAACCAAATCGTTCATGAACCATAACAAATTACTACTAGTATTTTCTATATCATCTTGAATAGAATGAATGAGGTCTTCAGGTATGCCTTAATCCCACCCATGTTTTATTATCTTGTCGGGAAGTTTGGCACAAGTAGAGCATTTCGTACTCTGAACCATTGGgacatgatgtttatgaaggagaaatagcaatataataaaaagtgggacagagaatGGCACagagtgtgggacagaagatccgttgcgcaaGGAAACTGAAAACTAATTCAATGATAAAGGATTCACTGCTTTGTTAAAATCAAATGTACTACTACTCCCATGCAACCGAGGAATAATTACTATTGTCGTAAATACGTATTAAAACAGATGCACAACAAATTCAATGTACGTACGTATTACGTATTACATATGGTGTGAGTCCTATGAGTTGGAAGCCTTATTCCCTATGTATAATCCCTGTGCAAATGAATTATATGAGAGGATATTATTTTTTACTGTCTATAATTAAATATTTACTGGAGATGGACCCAAATGCCTTGGCTCGGAATATCTTGGTGCACCACAAAGAGAAGATAGAACCCGGATGGTGCAAGGCTGCTGGTGCTAGGTGTCAAAACAGCCGCCGTTTGATAAGTTGAATTCCCAGCGATtttcacattgtcaccaccAAGCACCAAAAGCCTCTGATTCATAGAGAACGAATGTGTGTTAAAAGAGGGTGCAGCCATTGTCACCGTGACCAAATTCCCCTTTAGCTGCCCTGAAACGGAGAACCGGATCACCAACTGTTGCCCATACCCGATTTGAGATTGCGACGCGGGTGAGATGATCCGTGGGCGCAAGTCGGCAACTCCGGGATCCAGATACGAGGGTGAAAAGGCTTCTAAGCTTAATTCAGTAGGGTAAAGTACTCCGGTAAAATTGTACAACATGTGCGGGTTGCTACCACCAACGAGTACCCGACCATCACGAAGCAAAATTGCGGTAGAGTGATACATCCTcggaatggtggacggattttGTACCTCGAATCTTGACCCAATTGTCTTGTTGGGTCGATAAATAACCGGGCTGAGAACCGGGTTACGACCGTATTCCCAACCAGCAGTCCCAGCTGATGCCCCATTAATCATCACAACGTGGCCATTTGGTAGTAACAACATATCACCCATGACCCTAGCCAACGGCATGGTCTCCATCACCCATTGTGGGTTTGGATCGTTTATGCTAATCCTACCGCAAGTATTCAATGCACCCATGAAGTTACCCTTTTGTGCGCTAGCGTACGCACCCTTCGGCGCGCCGCCGCACACCAAAACTTCAGCTTGAATGGCCGGCCCCTGAAGGTTCCTCAGCGGTAGAAGAACAGCAGAACCCGTACTGGGATAGCACCTAGGATTACCATCAGGCAGCTGTGGGTAGTTTTTCACCACGATATTTTTCTTATAGTTCAGCAAAATAGCTCGATTGTTCGCGaaaatgaacaaatttccaTCCACATTTAGGAAGACAAATGGATACAGGTTGTTCTCTACCACAGGATCATTGGTCTGGACGAGAAACCGCAGATTAAAGACTTGGTTAGTTGCCGCTGTCTTGGGATAAAACTCATAGTTGAACTGGCGGCGGCCACCGATGATGATCTGGCTGGAGTCGGGTAAAATATGATTTGTAGCATACCATCTCCTTTGTATTAGCCCGTTATTAATTTCTTGCCAGTCACAGTTGCTACCAGAACTGCATGGCTTGTAAAGTCGAACCACGTGGTCCCCATCATTGAAGCCGCCGGTCTGGACGAAAGTGCCGTCGGGCATGAGGGAGCCGGAGGAGCACCAGACATCAGTGAGGACTGTGAGGGGGCGAAAGGAGTTTGTAGCGACGTCGTATTCAACAGAATGCGCAGTGCAGTCAACTTTCAGGACTTGCTCTTGGGGGTCATACCTGCATTTGCCACTGGCCAGCGAAATATTGGAGGGGCCAAAATCTGTCCTGTCATAAATGACCACTTTGTCATTGTTGAGGAGTTGCATGTGCATGGATGTGATACCAATGCTTGATTGGAGTAGAGCCCACTGGCCTCCGGTGGTGGCGGCCTCCGCAAGTTTCCGGTGACATGGGTGCAGAAGTAGCACTAGTAGTAGAACCAGGCGGTGGCAGGGGGgagaggaacgtatcagttgagTTCGAGTCATGAGAGTTTGTTCCTATGGAAGTTTTTTGGACACTTTCGAGGGTTGAGAGAAGTAGCGTGATGTTCTTTTGGCTGGATAAGTCGTATAGTGGGGTGAATGCATGCCAGCGCTATAAATACATAATTCAATAGTAAATTGgaattcttcaaatttttatatGCTGCAGGAGTGTATTTACTACTTACTAGGGCAAGAGAAGTACTGCTGCTTGTTTATCTATGTCGAGAATAATAGTAGAATTCTTGGCTTTGTGCATTGTAAAGTTGGGTGGTGAGAAATGAAGTTATGGCATCCAAGCAGGCA
It contains:
- the LOC113748752 gene encoding aldehyde oxidase GLOX1; this translates as MTRTQLIRSSPPCHRLVLLLVLLLHPCHRKLAEAATTGGQWALLQSSIGITSMHMQLLNNDKVVIYDRTDFGPSNISLASGKCRYDPQEQVLKVDCTAHSVEYDVATNSFRPLTVLTDVWCSSGSLMPDGTFVQTGGFNDGDHVVRLYKPCSSGSNCDWQEINNGLIQRRWYATNHILPDSSQIIIGGRRQFNYEFYPKTAATNQVFNLRFLVQTNDPVVENNLYPFVFLNVDGNLFIFANNRAILLNYKKNIVVKNYPQLPDGNPRCYPSTGSAVLLPLRNLQGPAIQAEVLVCGGAPKGAYASAQKGNFMGALNTCGRISINDPNPQWVMETMPLARVMGDMLLLPNGHVVMINGASAGTAGWEYGRNPVLSPVIYRPNKTIGSRFEVQNPSTIPRMYHSTAILLRDGRVLVGGSNPHMLYNFTGVLYPTELSLEAFSPSYLDPGVADLRPRIISPASQSQIGYGQQLVIRFSVSGQLKGNLVTVTMAAPSFNTHSFSMNQRLLVLGGDNVKIAGNSTYQTAAVLTPSTSSLAPSGFYLLFVVHQDIPSQGIWVHLQ